Proteins found in one Synechococcus sp. LA31 genomic segment:
- a CDS encoding high light inducible protein, with the protein MTQSNTPVIRGATVTQEDGGRLNAFASEPRMQVVEAENGWGFHERAEKLNGRMAMLGFIALLATELALGGESFTRGLLGIG; encoded by the coding sequence ATGACCCAATCGAATACCCCCGTCATCCGCGGCGCCACCGTCACGCAGGAAGACGGCGGTCGCCTCAACGCCTTCGCCTCAGAGCCCCGCATGCAGGTGGTGGAAGCCGAAAACGGTTGGGGCTTCCACGAGCGTGCAGAAAAGCTCAACGGCCGTATGGCGATGCTGGGCTTCATTGCTCTGCTGGCTACCGAATTGGCTCTCGGCGGTGAATCCTTCACCCGTGGCCTGCTCGGCATCGGCTGA
- the dapB gene encoding 4-hydroxy-tetrahydrodipicolinate reductase, with protein sequence MTASPASASTATSQPIAVVVAGALGRMGAEVVKAVTASPDCRLVGAIDTTSGKEGADVGLELGLAELEVAITADFEGCLCQASQAVRNDGPGAGAVLVDFTHPSVVYEHTRGAIAYGVHPVIGTTGLSPEQLADLATFAEKASVGGAVIPNFSVGMVLLQQAAAAAARFYDFAELTELHHNRKADAPSGTCIKTAELMEELGKSFNPQQVEEHETLAGCRGGERSSGLRLHSIRLPGLVAHQEVMFGAPGETYTLRHDTIDRSAYMPGVLLSVRKVRQLQGLVYGLERLL encoded by the coding sequence ATGACCGCCAGCCCTGCCTCCGCCAGCACCGCCACCAGCCAGCCGATTGCGGTGGTGGTGGCTGGAGCTCTGGGCCGCATGGGCGCTGAAGTGGTGAAGGCGGTGACGGCCTCCCCTGATTGCCGTTTGGTGGGCGCGATCGACACCACATCCGGCAAAGAAGGAGCGGATGTGGGGCTTGAGCTGGGTCTGGCTGAGCTGGAGGTGGCCATCACCGCTGATTTTGAAGGTTGTCTCTGCCAAGCCAGCCAAGCGGTGCGCAACGACGGGCCTGGCGCCGGCGCGGTGTTGGTGGATTTCACCCATCCCTCTGTTGTGTACGAGCACACCCGCGGCGCGATCGCCTATGGCGTGCATCCGGTGATCGGCACCACTGGCCTCAGCCCTGAACAGTTGGCCGATCTGGCCACCTTTGCTGAGAAGGCCTCGGTGGGCGGCGCCGTGATCCCCAATTTCTCCGTGGGTATGGTGCTGCTGCAGCAGGCTGCCGCCGCCGCCGCTCGCTTCTACGACTTCGCCGAACTCACCGAGCTCCATCACAACCGCAAGGCCGATGCCCCCAGCGGCACCTGCATCAAAACCGCTGAGCTGATGGAGGAACTGGGCAAGAGCTTCAACCCCCAGCAGGTGGAGGAGCACGAAACCCTGGCCGGTTGCCGCGGCGGTGAACGCTCCAGTGGCCTGCGTTTGCATTCGATCCGCCTGCCGGGTCTGGTCGCCCATCAAGAGGTGATGTTTGGGGCTCCGGGTGAGACCTACACCCTCCGCCACGACACGATCGATCGCTCCGCTTACATGCCCGGCGTGCTGCTGAGTGTGCGCAAGGTGCGCCAGCTCCAAGGGCTGGTGTACGGCCTCGAGCGCTTGCTCTGA